In Desulfonatronum sp. SC1, one genomic interval encodes:
- a CDS encoding putative nucleotidyltransferase substrate binding domain-containing protein, translating to MNLCPADASVAQALIMMEERGANMVVIQDAREHNVGVLTDRDIKKCARLGRDPATCPVTDIMSAPIFSLPAQSHVFEAWQFMMPIVDFARIYALQHQIVETNTLERLHQLHQLNILSRQNHLEITQAFSYLMRIRLQCQAEDIESGQRIPDNYVSPHGLTSIEQRLLKEIFTQIKHFQTKLSYTFTGQAGDV from the coding sequence TTGAACCTCTGCCCGGCGGATGCCAGCGTGGCCCAGGCCTTGATCATGATGGAGGAACGCGGCGCAAACATGGTGGTCATCCAGGATGCCCGGGAACACAACGTCGGGGTGCTCACGGACAGGGACATCAAGAAATGCGCTCGGCTGGGCAGGGATCCCGCGACATGTCCGGTGACGGACATCATGAGCGCCCCCATCTTCTCCCTGCCCGCGCAGTCCCATGTCTTCGAGGCCTGGCAGTTCATGATGCCCATTGTCGACTTTGCCCGCATTTACGCTTTGCAACACCAGATCGTCGAAACCAATACCCTGGAGCGCCTGCACCAACTGCACCAGTTGAACATTCTAAGCCGCCAGAACCATCTGGAAATCACACAGGCTTTCAGCTATCTGATGCGGATACGGCTGCAGTGCCAGGCCGAGGACATCGAATCCGGCCAGCGAATTCCGGATAATTACGTCAGTCCGCACGGACTGACTTCCATCGAGCAAAGGCTGCTCAAGGAAATTTTCACGCAGATCAAGCATTTTCAAACCAAGCTGAGCTATACGTTCACGGGTCAGGCTGGAGACGTCTGA